A window from Leishmania mexicana MHOM/GT/2001/U1103 complete genome, chromosome 33 encodes these proteins:
- a CDS encoding putative kinesin, with protein sequence MRNDGNRGDPQSLPPRTRHVMWKPSDVSASPIHLSTPSAHRDPIASNGALTTKEAVREGKRCFGRIRVVVRCRPLRPDTEADHSTECVHIKGDEVIVCDRATRKEGRSYRFDRVLPAEADQVTTFAEIAPLVEHVLDGFHATVFAYGQTGSGKTHTMDGLRYAPNSQQRKAVLADVDGTEVQRHGIMPRVIQLLFDRARERQPATVLEGTEAQHDAEMPDDGVEYTFRCSFYQIYNEKITDLLRGTSVSGDAGEAAASSSSMSSALTKLKVGARSRRGVGVGNLRVRWHKGDVFTVENLFMCTCNSPGEMREMLFSGIQQKVMSSHLLNDQSSRSHCVFTIYVESRARRKGELLSRSELSLVDLAGSEKLGLLSHNPSPRLVKESIDINTSLLALGKVITALSSGPVSAAAELKRKNLCLEPRARGGAEQQPAVRHIPYRDSKLTMLLKHALGGNSLTTMIACINPSDSYVDETTSTLLYAGRAKNIRNAPHVNEDATTVLIRQLREEIAQLKAELGYYREMATNSLVEREGRVNACKFCGGGVYRDPPRSVDPSSLTPRGTAKDIATVQEVDQLADSLVAACGMLANLMQVNAQLREFYDAARDRQDAAERRETELNAENLALRERLAVLEDIVLQDEDLEEVKGNKRIGNSDASDADETLNSSESGARASKSYKRRGRSRALEETLAVAKESTPAPAHGWAADDTARGGKLVGKTAAGSSSSQRLASSSTAVGQPASATKEHCEPNTPACTSPSTQPVAQPMACSPVRECAPDSEAVASPMRKIAPGPSTMVEQLSIALRGVPNGSPSCDEATLKCPADRESSRKRAMDEEDRRRPHGRKKTEKKRNVLASRLKEYEAQYRTPHTIETYADYYRQPARSQSLAVVVPGVPAIRASEAVAPQVTATLREMKMTVSKLPKAVVREYVPASLLRPGLVGSLAFGGGDSEKALFEQNRSSREARLHALQQRQQELYRQVHLAVHGLRSEDQASIVSPPPSASATSSAANAPQQPNYSSDIPVIAGQREEMSSSRSGFAHPSCGPALAYPPQAVNRTTTGPYREPSMRQRPSAPSDNMKRLMRYMERDR encoded by the coding sequence ATGAGGAATGACGGTAACAGAGGCGACCCacagtcgctgccgcccagGACGCGGCACGTGATGTGGAAGCCGAGCGACGTGAGTGCCTCACCGATCCATCTTAGCACACCGAGTGCGCACAGGGACCCCATCGCCAGTAACGGAGCCTTGACCACGAAAGAAGCCGTGAGGGAAGGCAAGCGATGTTTTGGTCGCATCCGCGTTGTCGTGCGCTGTCGTCCTTTGCGGCCAGACACGGAAGCTGACCACTCAACCGAGTGTGTCCATATCAAAGGCGACGAGGTGATCGTGTGTGACAGGGCGACGCGAAAAGAAGGCCGATCCTACCGTTTTGATCGGGTTCTGCCTGCCGAAGCGGACCAGGTGACGACCTTCGCCGAGATTGCCCCTCTCGTAGAGCACGTTCTCGATGGTTTTCATGCCACCGTATTCGCCTATGGACAAACAGGTAGTGGCAAGACCCATACCATGGATGGCTTGCGCTACGCACCGaactcgcagcagcgcaaggcagTCTTAGCGGATGTGGACGGGACAGAAGTGCAGCGACATGGCATCATGCCTCGTGTTATACAGCTGCTCTTTGACCGCGCACGTGAGCGGCAACCCGCGACCGTCTTGGAGGGCACTGAAGCGCAGCATGATGCAGAGATGCCGGACGACGGGGTAGAGTACACGTTCCGCTGCAGCTTCTACCAGATCTACAACGAAAAGATCACCGATCTACTTCGCGGCACCAGTGTCTCGGGGGATGccggcgaagcagcagcgtcgtcttcgtccaTGTCGTCGGCGCTGACGAAGCTTAAGGTGGGTGCGCGCAGCAGAAGAGGCGTCGGTGTGGGAaacctgcgtgtgcgctggcacAAGGGCGACGTCTTCACGGTGGAGAATTTGTTTATGTGCACCTGCAACTCCCCGGGTGAGATGCGGGAGATGCTGTTCAGTGGCATTCAGCAAAAAGTGATGAGCAGCCACCTACTGAATGACCAGTCTTCCCGCTCTCATTGTGTTTTCACCATCTATGTGGAAagccgcgcgcgccggaAAGGCGAGCTGCTTAGCCGATCGGAGCTGTCACTCGTGGATCTGGCCGGCTCCGAAAAGTTAGGTCTTCTCTCCCACAACCCAAGCCCCAGGCTTGTCAAGGAGTCGATCGACATCAACACATCGCTGCTGGCTCTAGGAAAGGTGATCACAGCACTCAGTAGTGGTCCTGTctcggcagctgcggagcTCAAAAGGAAAAACCTCTGTCTGGAACCTCGCGCtcgcggcggtgcagagcagcagccggccgTCCGGCACATTCCCTATCGTGACAGCAAGCTGACCATGCTCCTGAAGCATGCTCTCGGTGGCAACTCCCTCACCACCATGATTGCTTGCATCAATCCCTCGGACAGCTACGTGGACGAGACGACCTCCACGCTCCTCTACGCGGGTCGGGCGAAGAACATACGTAATGCGCCGCACGTAAACGAGGacgcgacgacggtgctgaTTCGGCAGCTCCGGGAGGAGATTGCTCAACTTAAAGCAGAGCTCGGCTATTACCGAGAGATGGCGACGAACTCACTGGtagagcgagaggggcgcGTGAACGCGTGCAAAttctgcggcggtggcgtctaCAGGGATCCCCCACGCTCCGTCGACCCATCGAGCCTCACTCCCCGCGGCACGGCAAAAGACATCGCCACTGTACAAGAGGTGGATCAACTCGCTGACTCGCTTGTGGCTGCGTGCGGGATGCTAGCCAACTTGATGCAAGTAaatgcgcagctgcgcgagttCTATGACGCGGCGCGAGACAGGCAGGACGCTGCGGAACGCCGCGAGACAGAGCTCAACGCCGAAAACCTGGCGCTTCGTGAGCGCCTTGCCGTGCTGGAAGACATTGTGCTGCAAGACGAAGATCTGGAGGAGGTCAAGGGGAACAAAAGGATCGGCAACAGTGATGCCAGCGACGCAGACGAGACTCTTAACAGCAGCGAGTCAGGGGCGCGAGCGAGCAAGTCGTACAAGAGAAGGGGACGCTCGCGTGCGCTAGAAGAGACACTTGCGGTGGCGAAAGAGTCCACCCCTGCGCCGGCTCACGGGTGGGCTGCAGACGACActgcgcgtggcggcaaGCTTGTCGGCAAAACTGCTGCAGGAAGCTCCTCTTCTCAGAGGCTCGCTTCCTCGTCAACAGCCGTTGGGCAACCTGCCTCCGCGACGAAGGAGCATTGCGAACCCAACACGCCCGCCTGTACATCACCATCCACGCAGCCAGTGGCGCAGCCCATGGCATGCAGCCCAGTGCGTGAGTGTGCACCTgacagcgaggcggtggcgtcgccgaTGCGCAAGATCGCACCTGGCCCGTCCACCATGGTTGAGCAGCTCTCCATCGCGCTGCGTGGCGTGCCAAATGGCAGTCCCTCATGCGACGAGGCCACGCTGAAGTGCCCAGCCGACCGTGAGTCCTCCAGGAAACGTGCAATGGATGAGGAGGACCGACGACGACCTCATGGTCGGAAAAAGACAGAGAAGAAGCGTAATGTGCTGGCGAGCCGTCTCAAGGAGTACGAGGCGCAGTACCGGACACCTCACACCATTGAAACGTACGCTGACTACTACAGGCAGCCGGCACGCAGCCAGAGTCTGGCGGTTGTCGTTCCTGGAGTTCCTGCTATCCGAGCCTCAGAGGCTGTTGCGCCGCAGGTGACGGCCACACTGCGGGAGATGAAGATGACAGTGTCAAAGCTGCCAAAGGCGGTTGTGCGAGAGTACGTGCCCGCCTCTCTTTTGCGGCCGGGTCTGGTCGGGTCCTTGGCGTTTGGCGGTGGCGATTCTGAGAAGGCGTTGTTTGAGCAAAACCGTAGCTCCCGCGAGGCGCGTCTGCATgcgttgcagcagcgtcagcaggAGTTGTACCGGCAGGTTCACCTGGCCGTTCATGGACTTCGATCCGAGGATCAAGCAAGTAtcgtctctcctcccccgtCCGCGTCAGCCACTTCGTCAGCAGCCAATGCGCCGCAGCAACCAAACTACTCGAGCGATATCCCAGTCATTGCGGGCCAGCGAGAAgagatgagcagcagcagaagcggctTTGCACATCCTTCTTGTGGGCCGGCCCTAGCCTACCCTCCCCAGGCTGTTAATCGCACTACCACCGGCCCGTACCGTGAGCCGAGTATGCGACAGCGACCATCCGCGCCATCCGACAACATGAAACGGCTTATGAGGTACATGGAACGCGACCGGTGA
- a CDS encoding putative ubiquitin-conjugating enzyme encodes MSVRTVRRANMDFARLKELANSGSPTISAVDMADENGITAHGDAFHWRVRVMPPAESVYHGTTYDILFTLSQEDYPFKPPAVRVLTRIFNPMVSEDGAVCEGLLHNDDWKPTTPVADVVAHVVKAIFLDYKTYAVLNETAAGVMATATPEEFKKHVQRTRAGDARA; translated from the coding sequence ATGTCAGTGCGCACTGTGCGGCGAGCGAACATGGACTTTGCACGTCTTAAGGAGCTGGCCAACAGCGGTAGTCCCACGATCAGTGCTGTGGACATGGCCGATGAGAATGGCATCACGGCCCATGGTGACGCTTTTCACTGGCGCGTTCGCGTTATGCCACCCGCTGAGAGCGTCTATCATGGCACCACGTATGATATCTTGTTCACGCTCTCCCAGGAAGATTACCCGTTCAAGCCGCCAGCGGTGCGCGTACTCACCCGCATCTTCAACCCCATGGTATCAGAAGACGGCGCCGTATGCGAGGGTCTTCTGCATAACGATGACTGGAAACCTACCACACCAGTTGCAGATGTCGTAGCTCATGTTGTGAAGGCAATCTTCCTTGATTACAAGACCTACGCCGTATTGAATGAGACGGCAGCTGGCGTAATGGCCACCGCAACGCCTGAAGAGTTCAAGAAGCACGTGCAGCGTACGCGCGCCggagacgcgcgcgcgtga